One window of Bacillus alkalicellulosilyticus genomic DNA carries:
- a CDS encoding fumarylacetoacetate hydrolase family protein has translation MRVIRFQDEEKIVVAAVTDEDQVFALPFTCFLEISHLADERETTVLNIINEVINDSVPLDVQLKNLHLLVPIEAPEVWAAGVTYLKSKEARNYEATGGKLDANTFYDKVYDAERPELFFKSTSARTVGPKDIVYLRTDSNWQIPEPELGLVINNQGKILGYLAGNDMSSRDIEGENPLYLPQAKVWRHSCSIGPAIRLAETVENPYEFEIACRIYRNHEKVFDGSASTGQLKRTFDELVSFLTLDNQIFDGTVLLTGTCIVPPNEFTLAADDRIEIEISGIGILENLVKTQIKQEGKIMKN, from the coding sequence ATGAGAGTGATCAGATTTCAGGATGAAGAGAAAATTGTTGTAGCAGCTGTGACAGATGAGGATCAAGTTTTTGCTCTGCCATTTACGTGTTTTTTAGAAATCAGTCATTTAGCTGATGAAAGAGAAACTACAGTTTTAAATATTATTAATGAAGTAATCAATGATAGTGTGCCATTAGATGTCCAATTAAAAAATCTACACCTCTTAGTTCCGATTGAAGCACCTGAAGTGTGGGCAGCTGGAGTCACATATTTAAAAAGTAAAGAAGCACGCAACTATGAAGCAACTGGAGGGAAATTAGATGCAAATACGTTCTATGACAAAGTGTATGATGCAGAGCGTCCAGAACTCTTTTTTAAATCCACAAGTGCTCGTACAGTTGGGCCAAAAGATATAGTTTACCTTCGGACGGATTCAAATTGGCAAATTCCTGAACCAGAGCTTGGATTAGTCATTAACAATCAAGGTAAAATCCTAGGCTACCTAGCAGGGAATGATATGAGCAGCCGTGACATTGAAGGAGAGAACCCTCTTTATCTTCCACAAGCTAAGGTTTGGAGACACTCTTGTTCTATTGGACCAGCTATACGCTTAGCAGAAACAGTAGAAAATCCGTATGAATTTGAAATCGCTTGCAGGATTTATCGTAACCATGAAAAAGTATTTGATGGAAGTGCAAGTACAGGTCAATTGAAACGAACATTTGATGAGTTGGTCTCATTTTTAACATTAGATAATCAAATATTTGATGGCACAGTGTTACTAACAGGTACTTGTATTGTCCCTCCAAATGAATTTACTTTAGCTGCAGATGACCGAATAGAAATTGAGATTTCTGGAATCGGAATCTTAGAGAATCTCGTAAAAACACAAATCAAACAAGAAGGGAAAATTATGAAAAATTAG
- a CDS encoding UxaA family hydrolase, with amino-acid sequence MENRRKTVMMKPKDKVAVALDELDKGNEILVECQGNTFKVNLKDSISFGHKFAVVSIAKGEDIVKYGEVIGVAVKDIAVGEHVHIHNLEGKRGRGDKVGL; translated from the coding sequence ATGGAAAATCGAAGGAAAACGGTGATGATGAAGCCCAAAGATAAGGTGGCAGTGGCATTGGATGAGTTGGATAAAGGAAATGAAATTTTAGTAGAGTGCCAAGGGAATACATTCAAAGTAAACTTAAAAGATTCTATTTCTTTTGGACATAAATTTGCTGTTGTCTCCATTGCTAAAGGAGAAGATATTGTAAAGTACGGTGAAGTAATCGGAGTGGCGGTTAAGGACATTGCTGTAGGTGAACACGTTCATATCCATAACCTTGAGGGCAAAAGAGGAAGGGGGGATAAGGTTGGACTTTAA
- a CDS encoding MmcB family DNA repair protein, giving the protein MESTLHKHLKKQALYWLKDKMVDLCANEVKLFVRRKKVIADAVGINMKRKETRIIEVKATLSDFRRDDVLHSPYGYHAIADYAYLMTPVGLIPDDELPKGYGLLEVDEFDNVTVKKRAVRNPKPSLTLDTHIKRTGRAATNAVVYQELSKETKDDTAGAFSRGANIHLISATCPSCKKRNKYLIVTDQEEVTCSARGCKEPIPLKRARVHSITSYNDKFLKQLQSLMK; this is encoded by the coding sequence ATGGAAAGTACATTACATAAACACTTAAAAAAACAAGCATTATACTGGTTAAAAGATAAAATGGTTGACCTTTGTGCCAACGAGGTGAAGCTTTTTGTAAGACGAAAGAAAGTAATTGCTGATGCGGTTGGCATTAATATGAAGCGAAAAGAAACCCGTATTATAGAAGTAAAAGCAACATTATCCGATTTCCGTAGAGATGACGTTCTTCATTCACCTTACGGCTATCATGCAATAGCTGATTATGCTTACTTAATGACTCCTGTTGGCTTAATTCCAGATGATGAATTACCTAAAGGATATGGCTTGTTAGAAGTTGATGAATTTGACAATGTCACCGTAAAAAAGCGAGCCGTTCGTAATCCAAAACCAAGCTTAACGTTAGACACTCATATAAAACGAACAGGTAGAGCTGCTACAAATGCAGTTGTCTACCAAGAGCTTTCTAAAGAAACAAAAGACGATACCGCAGGGGCATTTTCTCGCGGGGCGAACATCCATTTAATAAGTGCAACTTGTCCATCATGTAAAAAAAGAAATAAATATTTAATTGTGACAGACCAAGAAGAAGTAACTTGCAGTGCAAGGGGATGTAAAGAGCCCATTCCATTAAAGCGAGCGAGAGTGCATTCTATCACTTCTTATAATGATAAGTTTTTAAAACAGCTACAATCATTAATGAAATAA
- a CDS encoding UxaA family hydrolase, with protein MDFKNGKFLGYRRPDGKVGVRNHVLILPTITCATQAAKQITELVAGTVSFIHQHGCAQVGIDYDQTFRTYVGMGTNPNVYGVVVLGLGCETHQARSVAGEIAKSGKPVVTVSIQDHGGTLQAIAEGARVAATMVQDASSMFREECDIRELIIGTECGGSDACSGISANPAVGAVSDMVVAKGGTAILAETTELIGAEHLLAERAVDDHVAKRVYEVIDAMENRSIQMGVDIRTGNPSPGNIIGGLSSLEEKSLGAANKAGTSPLQELINYAEAPTKKGLVWMDTPGHDIEQLTGMVAGGAQIVLFTTGRGTPTGSPIAPTIKISTNTAIFEKMAENIDVNAGTIIEGTETVEEVGKRIFTDILHVGSGKLTKAEILKQHDFGIWRIGPTF; from the coding sequence TTGGACTTTAAAAACGGAAAGTTTCTTGGATATCGGCGTCCAGACGGTAAAGTCGGTGTTCGTAATCATGTCCTTATCTTGCCAACGATCACATGTGCAACACAAGCAGCAAAACAAATCACTGAACTCGTGGCAGGCACGGTTTCATTTATCCATCAGCACGGCTGTGCACAAGTGGGGATTGACTACGACCAAACGTTTCGAACGTATGTTGGAATGGGAACAAACCCTAACGTATACGGAGTAGTCGTATTAGGCTTAGGATGTGAAACGCACCAAGCCCGAAGCGTTGCTGGAGAGATTGCCAAATCAGGTAAACCGGTAGTGACCGTTTCTATCCAAGACCACGGAGGAACCCTTCAAGCGATCGCAGAAGGAGCGCGGGTAGCTGCAACGATGGTTCAAGATGCATCTAGTATGTTTCGTGAGGAATGCGATATACGTGAATTAATCATAGGAACCGAGTGTGGTGGTTCGGACGCCTGTTCTGGTATATCAGCAAACCCAGCAGTTGGAGCTGTTAGTGATATGGTTGTTGCTAAAGGAGGAACTGCTATTTTAGCTGAAACCACAGAGCTTATCGGGGCTGAGCATTTGTTAGCGGAACGAGCAGTAGATGACCATGTTGCCAAAAGAGTGTATGAAGTTATTGATGCCATGGAAAACCGTTCGATTCAAATGGGGGTAGACATTCGAACCGGCAATCCAAGTCCTGGAAATATAATAGGGGGATTAAGTTCACTAGAAGAAAAGTCTCTTGGCGCCGCTAATAAAGCAGGAACGAGTCCATTACAAGAGCTAATCAATTATGCCGAAGCCCCAACCAAAAAAGGGCTTGTCTGGATGGATACGCCAGGACATGACATTGAGCAATTAACAGGTATGGTCGCTGGTGGCGCCCAAATCGTGCTGTTTACGACTGGTCGTGGAACTCCAACCGGTTCTCCAATTGCACCAACTATTAAAATATCAACCAATACCGCTATATTTGAGAAAATGGCAGAAAATATTGATGTTAACGCAGGTACGATCATTGAAGGAACAGAAACCGTAGAAGAGGTAGGGAAAAGAATTTTCACCGATATCCTCCATGTCGGCTCAGGTAAATTAACAAAAGCAGAAATCTTGAAGCAGCATGATTTCGGGATTTGGAGAATCGGCCCTACTTTTTAA
- a CDS encoding metallophosphoesterase family protein — MKIVVIGDTHIPKRAKIFPTKLEKDLIHADLIIHTGDWQTIEVYEELNNLGNVIGVFGNVDSDELVARLPERVILPIGDFTLGIIHGHGTKGTTQKRALAAFSDEKVDCILFGHSHIPTHTYHNHILLFNPGSPTDKRRQSHFSYGILDITDKIEASHIFFEDKS; from the coding sequence ATGAAGATAGTTGTCATTGGTGATACCCACATTCCAAAAAGAGCAAAGATATTTCCAACCAAACTTGAAAAGGACTTGATTCATGCTGATCTCATTATTCATACCGGAGATTGGCAAACAATTGAGGTTTATGAAGAACTGAACAATTTAGGTAATGTCATTGGGGTTTTTGGTAACGTTGATTCAGACGAACTTGTTGCCCGTTTACCAGAACGTGTCATTCTACCTATAGGAGATTTTACACTAGGAATCATTCATGGTCATGGGACTAAAGGGACTACACAAAAAAGAGCATTGGCTGCCTTTTCAGATGAGAAAGTAGATTGCATTTTGTTTGGTCATTCACATATTCCAACCCACACGTACCACAATCATATCTTGCTTTTTAACCCTGGTTCCCCTACTGATAAAAGAAGACAATCTCACTTTTCCTATGGAATTTTAGACATTACAGATAAAATTGAAGCTTCCCATATATTCTTTGAAGATAAATCATGA
- a CDS encoding IclR family transcriptional regulator: MPIIQAVERALKILDLFDEFDKELKITEISDRMGLHKSTVHSLLKTLQQHHYIEQNQENGKYRLGLKLFERGNYVIQSMDLRKLASDSLQRLSKESGKTVHLVVLDGREGIYIDKVESATATVLYSRIGRRVPIHSSAVGKALVAFKSLEEIEKLIEDYHFKQQTPKTISNKEEFLKEIELIQKQGYAVDNEENEPGVFCVALPIKDHTGQVIAAISMSTTATRVAEEGLEKPVEMLTVTSKEISKKLGFGFSK, from the coding sequence ATGCCTATCATTCAAGCAGTTGAACGTGCTTTAAAAATTCTTGATTTATTCGATGAATTTGATAAGGAATTAAAGATAACAGAAATTAGTGACCGAATGGGACTTCATAAAAGTACGGTTCACTCTCTATTAAAAACATTACAACAACATCATTATATTGAACAAAACCAAGAAAATGGAAAGTATCGACTTGGATTAAAGCTGTTTGAGCGAGGCAACTATGTCATTCAAAGTATGGACTTGCGAAAACTTGCGAGTGATAGCCTACAACGACTTTCCAAAGAAAGTGGAAAAACCGTTCATTTGGTTGTGTTAGATGGAAGAGAAGGAATATACATTGATAAGGTCGAAAGTGCAACAGCGACTGTGCTTTATTCCCGAATCGGGAGAAGGGTTCCGATCCATTCTAGTGCTGTAGGAAAAGCTCTTGTTGCTTTTAAATCCTTAGAAGAGATTGAAAAACTAATAGAAGACTATCATTTTAAGCAACAGACTCCTAAAACGATATCAAATAAAGAAGAATTTTTAAAAGAGATTGAGCTTATTCAGAAGCAAGGATATGCGGTTGATAATGAAGAAAATGAACCAGGTGTATTTTGTGTGGCTTTACCGATTAAAGACCACACGGGTCAGGTCATTGCTGCGATTAGTATGTCAACTACGGCAACTAGAGTTGCTGAAGAAGGTCTCGAAAAACCAGTTGAAATGTTAACGGTAACGTCAAAAGAAATTTCAAAAAAGTTAGGATTTGGTTTTTCCAAATAA
- a CDS encoding fumarylacetoacetate hydrolase family protein — MKTVMFYHGDELRLGVKVEDSIIDVKEATKHFPNLNGIPITAEELLTGGDLARLALEQMLLDIHLDADYVYPETSLDFGPCVPHPQKIICVGLNYKKHADECNMPYPKTPILFSKFANTLAGHGDVIELPLESQQVDYEAELVIVIGKEAKNVSETEALEYVFGYCNGNDLSARDLQFTTTQWLLGKTSDGFCPIGPYLVSRDEIDNPNDLAIGLTLNGEVRQISSTSDMIYNCEDIISYISKHMTLYPGDIILTGTPEGVIMGEPEESRKWLSQGDEMTVTIENLGSLTNVIK; from the coding sequence ATGAAAACAGTGATGTTTTATCATGGAGATGAACTTCGATTAGGAGTAAAAGTAGAAGATTCGATTATTGATGTGAAGGAAGCGACAAAGCATTTTCCAAATCTAAACGGTATACCAATAACGGCTGAAGAGCTTTTGACAGGTGGAGATTTGGCAAGGCTTGCGTTAGAACAAATGCTTTTAGATATTCATCTAGATGCAGATTACGTCTATCCTGAAACATCTTTAGATTTTGGTCCTTGTGTTCCACATCCCCAGAAAATTATATGTGTTGGATTAAATTATAAAAAACATGCGGATGAATGCAATATGCCTTATCCAAAAACCCCGATCCTTTTTAGTAAGTTTGCAAATACGTTGGCTGGGCACGGAGACGTGATTGAGCTTCCCCTAGAAAGTCAACAAGTAGACTATGAAGCTGAACTAGTCATCGTTATCGGGAAAGAAGCAAAAAACGTTTCAGAAACAGAAGCGCTTGAGTATGTATTTGGATATTGTAATGGGAATGACTTGTCTGCTCGTGATTTACAATTTACAACTACACAATGGCTTCTTGGAAAAACAAGTGATGGTTTTTGTCCAATTGGACCTTATTTAGTCAGTCGGGATGAAATCGACAATCCGAATGACCTAGCTATTGGTTTGACGTTAAATGGAGAGGTCAGACAAATTTCTAGCACATCGGATATGATTTATAACTGCGAAGATATTATTAGTTATATTTCAAAGCATATGACACTGTATCCAGGAGATATTATTTTAACAGGAACACCTGAAGGAGTCATTATGGGAGAACCTGAGGAAAGTCGCAAGTGGCTTTCACAAGGGGATGAAATGACTGTAACCATTGAAAACCTGGGCTCACTCACAAATGTTATAAAATAA
- the gucD gene encoding alpha-ketoglutaric semialdehyde dehydrogenase GucD, translating into MSIQTEVKTYLNFVNGAWVASSSEQVDASINPANKHEIVGYVQKSSLEDLNEAVAAAKTASQSWKKLAASARGEYLYKAANIIEKNLDDIAETMTREMGKTLPEAKGETARGVAILRYYAGEGMRKVGDVIPSTDNDALMFTTRTPLGVVGVITPWNFPVAIPIWKIAPALVYGNTVVLKPAQETAVTAAKVIECFAKAGFPDGVINMVTGPGSVIGQGMIDHPDINGITFTGSDTVGKLVGQGALARGAKYQLEMGGKNPVIVANDADLDLAVDATISGGLKSTGQKCTATSRVIVQSEVYDKFKEKLLAKVKDIKVGNGLEADTWMGPCSSESQLNTVLSYIKKGKEEGAHLVYGGNQISSEALANGFFVEPTIFDNTTNDMIIAQEEIFGPVLALLKVDTIEDALDIANDSKFGLSASIFTTNISNMLSFIKEMDAGLVRINAESAGVELQAPFGGMKQSSSHSREQGQAAIEFFTSIKTVFVKG; encoded by the coding sequence ATGTCAATTCAAACAGAAGTTAAAACCTATTTAAACTTTGTAAATGGAGCTTGGGTGGCTAGTTCAAGTGAACAAGTGGATGCAAGTATTAACCCAGCGAATAAACACGAAATCGTGGGCTATGTTCAAAAATCATCACTCGAAGACTTAAATGAGGCGGTAGCTGCAGCCAAGACTGCATCACAGTCATGGAAAAAGCTTGCGGCTTCAGCTCGGGGCGAATACTTATACAAAGCCGCAAACATTATTGAAAAAAATCTAGATGATATTGCTGAGACGATGACACGCGAGATGGGGAAAACGTTACCTGAGGCAAAGGGAGAAACGGCACGTGGCGTGGCGATCCTTCGTTATTACGCAGGAGAGGGAATGCGTAAAGTGGGGGATGTTATTCCTTCAACAGATAATGATGCATTAATGTTTACGACGCGCACACCACTTGGCGTTGTAGGGGTAATTACTCCTTGGAATTTCCCTGTAGCAATACCCATTTGGAAAATTGCACCTGCTCTTGTGTATGGGAACACTGTTGTCCTAAAACCGGCACAAGAAACGGCGGTAACTGCCGCAAAAGTAATTGAATGTTTTGCGAAAGCAGGCTTTCCAGATGGGGTCATCAATATGGTCACAGGGCCTGGCTCTGTGATTGGACAGGGAATGATCGACCATCCAGATATTAATGGGATTACGTTTACAGGGTCTGATACGGTAGGAAAACTTGTTGGTCAAGGTGCCTTGGCTCGTGGCGCGAAATATCAACTTGAGATGGGTGGGAAAAACCCAGTTATAGTGGCAAATGATGCTGATCTTGATTTAGCAGTTGACGCTACAATTAGTGGCGGATTAAAATCAACTGGGCAAAAGTGTACGGCAACGAGTCGAGTGATTGTTCAAAGTGAAGTATATGATAAATTTAAAGAAAAACTACTAGCAAAGGTGAAAGACATTAAAGTAGGAAATGGGCTTGAGGCTGATACTTGGATGGGACCTTGCTCCAGTGAATCTCAACTTAACACCGTTTTATCTTATATTAAAAAGGGAAAAGAAGAAGGAGCACACCTCGTATATGGTGGAAATCAAATTTCTAGTGAGGCTCTAGCAAATGGCTTTTTTGTGGAACCAACTATTTTTGACAACACTACAAATGACATGATCATTGCGCAAGAAGAAATTTTTGGACCTGTACTTGCACTACTTAAAGTGGATACGATAGAAGACGCTCTTGACATCGCAAATGATTCGAAATTTGGACTTAGTGCTTCAATTTTTACAACGAATATATCAAACATGCTCTCATTCATTAAGGAAATGGATGCAGGTCTTGTTCGAATAAATGCTGAAAGTGCTGGTGTTGAATTACAAGCGCCTTTTGGCGGCATGAAACAATCTAGCTCACATTCAAGAGAGCAAGGGCAAGCAGCGATTGAATTTTTCACATCAATAAAGACCGTATTTGTTAAAGGCTAA
- a CDS encoding antibiotic biosynthesis monooxygenase family protein: protein MYVLFSKHVGTQKNGFVLENAENTIQVVEVQEIKEEKESEAYEVLDSVGKLKGSGFAVLNNISVTTEGRQAFERRFQQRARLIEEVPGFQAIRVLRPIQSDTYIILTVWNEEQNFSNWQSSKAYEQAHKKRHTPQGIDQQQPIIFPRPSYVTTYSVTSL, encoded by the coding sequence ATGTATGTGCTTTTTTCTAAACATGTAGGAACACAAAAAAATGGTTTTGTATTGGAGAATGCCGAAAACACCATACAGGTAGTAGAAGTCCAAGAGATTAAAGAAGAAAAAGAAAGTGAAGCATATGAAGTATTAGACTCTGTCGGCAAATTAAAAGGAAGTGGGTTTGCGGTACTAAATAACATATCTGTCACAACCGAAGGAAGACAAGCTTTTGAAAGAAGATTTCAACAACGAGCCCGACTCATTGAAGAGGTTCCAGGGTTTCAAGCCATACGTGTCCTGCGACCTATTCAGTCAGATACATATATCATCTTAACGGTGTGGAATGAGGAACAAAATTTTTCTAATTGGCAGTCTTCTAAGGCTTATGAACAAGCTCATAAAAAGCGACATACCCCGCAAGGAATTGACCAGCAACAACCAATTATTTTTCCAAGACCTTCTTATGTAACTACATATTCTGTAACTTCTCTATAA
- a CDS encoding TVP38/TMEM64 family protein has product MIRKTTIYKVIFVSFLIIFLLWINHRYLQVSPVEIRRWILSFGWFAPIFYVLLFTLRPFVLFPASVLAFTGGFAFGAGFGFSLTLLGATSGAILSFVVVRYSNYRFGNLDWKRRTKELQQKVEGRGFYYVFLLRVIPVINFDLVSYVTALAKVRLSAYFLGTLLGIIPGTIMYSLLGASLVEGNESYIIIVGLIVLLLVVLLALQGRILRRAK; this is encoded by the coding sequence ATGATTCGAAAAACAACAATATATAAAGTAATCTTTGTTTCGTTCCTTATTATTTTTTTGTTATGGATTAATCACCGATATTTGCAAGTGTCTCCCGTCGAAATAAGGAGATGGATATTATCATTCGGTTGGTTTGCTCCGATTTTTTATGTCCTCCTCTTTACTTTACGTCCTTTTGTATTGTTTCCCGCTTCTGTATTAGCTTTTACGGGTGGATTTGCTTTTGGTGCCGGCTTTGGATTTAGTCTTACGCTCCTTGGTGCAACGAGTGGTGCGATCCTTTCATTTGTTGTTGTTCGATATTCAAATTACCGTTTCGGTAACTTGGATTGGAAGAGAAGGACAAAAGAACTACAACAAAAAGTAGAGGGAAGAGGTTTTTATTATGTTTTCCTGTTACGGGTCATCCCTGTCATTAATTTTGACCTAGTCAGTTATGTAACCGCGCTCGCCAAAGTAAGGTTGTCCGCATATTTCTTAGGTACGTTATTAGGAATTATTCCAGGTACCATAATGTATTCATTATTAGGGGCAAGTCTTGTTGAAGGAAATGAATCATATATCATTATCGTTGGGTTGATTGTATTGCTTTTAGTTGTCCTACTAGCTTTACAAGGAAGGATTTTGAGAAGAGCAAAGTAA
- a CDS encoding DUF3231 family protein produces MPNVLEAVKSAFNTIVDDEPPIPLNIIEASSCWFYYGLVNEAIAFQEAGLNTTNDDEVKGILQDAIKMCMAQSKELKSFMLKEGIPLPPTSETKPKSDHNEIPTGVKLTDDEITNGVALKTVAMNVQAATAAAECVRTDIGSMWVQFLMDSITYGITLKTKMRKRGWAKIPPPYAPPGK; encoded by the coding sequence ATGCCAAATGTGTTAGAGGCTGTGAAAAGTGCATTTAATACGATTGTTGATGATGAACCACCCATTCCATTAAATATAATCGAAGCGTCCTCATGTTGGTTTTATTATGGGTTAGTAAATGAAGCCATTGCGTTTCAGGAAGCTGGATTAAATACAACAAATGATGATGAAGTTAAAGGGATTTTGCAGGATGCGATCAAGATGTGTATGGCTCAATCAAAAGAGTTAAAAAGCTTTATGCTGAAAGAAGGAATCCCATTACCTCCTACGAGTGAAACGAAGCCAAAATCAGATCATAACGAAATACCAACAGGGGTAAAATTAACAGATGATGAAATAACAAATGGGGTAGCATTAAAGACGGTAGCGATGAATGTTCAAGCCGCTACAGCAGCGGCAGAATGTGTTCGAACAGATATTGGTTCGATGTGGGTTCAATTTTTAATGGATAGCATTACGTATGGAATAACGTTAAAAACAAAAATGAGGAAAAGAGGTTGGGCAAAGATTCCACCACCATATGCGCCTCCCGGCAAATAA
- a CDS encoding U32 family peptidase codes for MEQTRKIINSLGFPSGDCNDLPTSKKRFPDGAQYRVEIPSVEGPSSFEAVIEACHYYQVGIHRVSQGSGIMLMTDDELQQMAEIGRRERLEVSLFVGPRGSFDITPMQLASSGKIAGLRMQGMDQLVYAIEDIKRACHFGIRSILVADEGLLWLVNEFKKVGEFPEDLVVKVSVQMAQSNPISIKLMEQSGANTYNVPTDLTLARLATIRQAIDIPIDIYVEAPDDIGGFIRHYDIPEIIRVAAPVYIKFGLRNSPNIYPSGTHLETISIALCKERVRRAKIGLDLLKRYAPQYTTSEKGAKGLGVPTEKIKV; via the coding sequence TTGGAACAAACACGTAAAATAATTAATTCTCTTGGTTTCCCTTCAGGAGATTGCAATGATTTACCGACGTCTAAAAAACGTTTTCCAGATGGTGCTCAATATCGGGTAGAAATACCAAGTGTAGAAGGCCCTTCTTCATTTGAAGCTGTCATCGAAGCATGTCACTATTATCAAGTGGGTATTCACCGTGTCTCACAAGGAAGTGGCATCATGTTGATGACTGACGATGAACTCCAACAAATGGCTGAGATCGGTAGACGTGAGAGATTAGAAGTCAGTCTTTTTGTGGGACCCCGTGGAAGCTTTGATATAACGCCTATGCAACTTGCCAGTTCAGGGAAAATCGCTGGACTACGGATGCAAGGGATGGACCAACTTGTCTATGCCATAGAAGATATAAAAAGAGCTTGTCATTTTGGTATTCGAAGCATATTAGTAGCGGATGAAGGGTTATTGTGGTTAGTCAATGAATTTAAAAAAGTAGGGGAATTTCCAGAGGACTTAGTCGTTAAAGTTTCAGTTCAAATGGCACAATCCAACCCTATCTCTATCAAATTGATGGAACAGTCAGGAGCAAATACGTACAACGTCCCTACCGATTTGACCTTAGCCCGTTTGGCTACAATTCGCCAAGCAATTGATATTCCGATTGATATTTATGTTGAAGCTCCTGATGACATTGGTGGGTTTATCCGTCACTATGATATTCCTGAAATCATTAGAGTGGCAGCACCCGTATATATCAAATTCGGGCTGCGAAATTCACCTAATATCTATCCTTCGGGTACACATCTAGAAACGATTTCAATTGCTTTATGTAAAGAAAGGGTACGAAGAGCAAAAATAGGCTTAGACTTGTTGAAGAGATATGCCCCACAATACACAACATCAGAAAAAGGAGCAAAAGGGTTAGGGGTACCCACTGAAAAAATCAAAGTCTAA
- a CDS encoding 2-hydroxyacid dehydrogenase, translating to MKPTVVVTLPIPTDIEENLRNHCNVIKWEGKKRIPRTELLKLLEKADGLLTAGGKIDEELLDAAPLLKVVSNISVGYNNLDIEAMKKRGVVSTHTPYVLDDTVADLIIGLMLSCARRIPELDRFVKEGGWRKGKDYDLFGWDVHHTTLGIIGLGRIGEAVAKRAKFGFDMNVLYHNRNRKQEVEEQLDVIYSSLDDLLQQSDFVVLMTPLTDDTYKLIGKKQFELMKDSAFFINASRGATVDEEALIEALQLKQLRGAGLDVFAKEPIEQDNPLLAMDNVVTLPHIGSATAKTRYDMAKVAAEDLLAVLEGRSPRYLVKEFKEE from the coding sequence ATGAAACCAACTGTCGTAGTTACACTGCCTATTCCAACAGATATAGAAGAGAACCTCCGGAATCATTGCAATGTTATCAAGTGGGAAGGAAAGAAACGAATTCCTCGAACTGAATTACTCAAGCTCCTTGAAAAAGCTGATGGGTTATTAACTGCAGGAGGAAAGATAGATGAAGAGCTTCTTGATGCGGCACCGCTTTTAAAGGTCGTCAGTAACATTTCAGTGGGCTATAACAACCTTGATATTGAGGCGATGAAAAAAAGAGGTGTAGTTTCTACTCATACGCCATATGTGTTAGATGATACGGTAGCTGATTTAATTATCGGTCTTATGCTTTCATGTGCACGCCGTATACCTGAGCTTGATAGGTTTGTAAAAGAAGGAGGTTGGCGTAAAGGAAAAGATTATGATCTATTTGGGTGGGATGTTCACCATACGACATTAGGAATTATTGGTCTTGGAAGAATAGGAGAAGCTGTCGCAAAACGAGCGAAGTTTGGCTTTGACATGAATGTCCTTTATCATAATCGCAACAGAAAGCAGGAGGTTGAAGAACAGCTAGACGTCATATACTCTTCATTAGACGACTTGTTACAGCAATCTGACTTTGTTGTCTTGATGACGCCTTTAACCGATGATACATATAAATTAATTGGGAAAAAGCAGTTTGAGCTCATGAAAGACTCGGCTTTCTTTATCAATGCTTCCCGAGGAGCAACTGTCGATGAGGAGGCGCTTATTGAGGCACTCCAACTAAAGCAACTTAGAGGGGCCGGTCTTGATGTCTTTGCAAAAGAACCAATAGAGCAAGACAATCCTTTGCTTGCTATGGACAATGTTGTTACTCTTCCTCATATTGGGTCCGCAACTGCGAAAACACGTTATGATATGGCAAAAGTGGCGGCTGAAGATTTACTAGCTGTTCTTGAAGGGCGTTCACCTCGTTACTTGGTAAAAGAATTTAAAGAGGAGTGA